A single genomic interval of Trachemys scripta elegans isolate TJP31775 chromosome 3, CAS_Tse_1.0, whole genome shotgun sequence harbors:
- the LOC117875468 gene encoding zinc finger protein 585A-like isoform X1 — protein sequence MSEESHPSKEGAGWHSELELGCGTFSRGITSSNPGHPALKPDLLFRIERGEQPGVGVQLISGGLERPPDPCTGYGFFKPDGFFRLEQWEERYIEAQQKVEESKILGSACVAEHGGVNAVEQEENSESFAADLELSPVVCDSPDGSFHSRQLGSKRQQRNQTRIKMEESAGFSKCSDAVVRQLGAGPFQCAECGKRFRQKQSLITHERIHTGEKPYRCPDCGKSFSQKPNLLTHRRIHTGERPFSCTQCGKSFSQKANLIAHQRTHVGEKPPQWGGLGGKPKSPAQQGDQEEKRPFVCPECGKSFTQKPNLVTHYRTHTGERPFSCAQCGKSFNQKTNLVTHYRTHTGERPYACPQCGKRFTQKTNLVTHQSTHTDARPYPCGECQKCFKDKVSLKAHQRTHSLSQPRPCGNAEPIPLHSPPAVPLQPTGAEQESQRDPTQPVPAQKIPGSQALCTCTDCGSSFPQKPHIPLPQQTPSAEQPFLCVQCGESCPQAALLKHQPGQARERPCESAQYGRGLSLNQHLLRHLEPCLGPGDAAHAAPGAERPFICNQCGSSFSFWPALVAHQGSHAGWQPYPLPERGKGLRPRLSLPAQQDAQVGETAWTCPECRRSFSQHSQLAKHRESHWGDRPHRCDVCGKSFGLKANLMTHQRLHTGERPFACSQCGRRFNQKGNLVTHYRTHTGERPFACPQCGKSFSQKPNLLAHQRTHVGRRPFACTQCPKRFKGKMSLKIHQRVHVGERPPARPPSVDLMEAHAGKRCCSHSPCGKPFKEHVALELPQRVPGGERPYACPECGKCFRQKVTLVTHLRTHTGERPFQCTQCGRSFSQKPNLLTHQRTHTGERPFACTVCGKGFSWKPNLVTHYRTHTGERPYSCGDCGKTFSQKPNLLTHRRTHSQQRPYASPSTTQASPTGTPSPCAAVGTGPTCAWPAESASATTSPTAGSS from the exons ATGTCCGAAGAATCGCACCCCTCAAAGGAGGGGGCGGGATGGCACAGCGAACTGGAGCTGGGCTGTGGAACCTTTTCTCGCGGcatcaccagttcaaatccag GCCACCCGGCTCTCAAACCCGATCTCTTGTTCCGGATTGAACGAGGGGAACAACCAGGTGTGGGGGTTCAGCTGATCTCTGGTGGCTTAGAGCGTCCACCAGATCCCTGCAcag GCTACGGATTTTTCAAGCCCGATGGTTTCTTCCGGCTTGAGCAATGGGAGGAGCGATACATCGAGGCTCAGCAGAAAGTGGAGGAGAGCAAGATCCTGGGAAGCGCCTGCGTAG CAGAGCACGGGGGTGTGAACGCAGTCGAGCAAGAAGAGAACTCGGAGAGCTTTGCTGCAGACTTGGAGCTGTCCCCCGTGGTTTGTGACAGTCCCGACGGCTCGTTTCACAGTCGGCAGCTGGGATCCAAGAGGCAGCAGAGAAACCAGACCAGGATCAAGATGGAAGAATCAGCCGGCTTCAGCAAGTGTTCAGACGCCGTCGTACGTCAGCTAGGGGCTGGGCCTTTCCAGTGTGCCGAGTGCGGGAAACGCTTCCGCCAGAAGCAGAGCCTCATCACGCACGAGaggatccacacgggagagaagcCCTACAGGTGTCCAgactgcgggaagagcttcagccAGAAGCCCAACCTCCTGACTCACCGGCGgatccacaccggggagcgccCCTTCTCCTGCACGcagtgtgggaagagcttcagccAGAAGGCCAATCTCATTGCCCACCAGAGAACCCACGTGGGGGAGAAGCCGCCGCAGTGGGGCGGGCTTGGGGGGAAGCCAAAgtccccagcacagcagggagACCAGGAGGAAAAGCGGCCGTTCGTATGCCccgagtgcgggaagagcttcacgCAGAAACCCAACTTGGTGACTCACTACCGGACCCACACGGGTGAGCGGCCCTTCAGCTGTGCccagtgcgggaagagcttcaacCAGAAGACCAACCTGGTGACTCACTACCGgacccacaccggggagcggccctacGCCTGTCCCCAGTGCGGGAAGCGCTTCACCCAGAAGACCAACCTGGTGACTCACCAGAGCACCCACACGGATGCACGCCCCTATCCGTGTGGGGAATGCCAGAAGTGCTTCAAGGACAAGGTGTCCCTGAAAGCGCACCAGAGAACCCACAGCCTGAGCCAGCCCAGACCCTGTGGGAATGCAGAGCCAATCCCACTCCACAGTCCCCCCGCTGTGCCGCTCCAGCCCACAGGTGCCGAGCAGGAGAGCCAGCGCGACCCCACTCAGCCAGTGCCGGCCCAGAAGATCCCCGGAAGCCAGGCACTGTGCACGTGCACTGACTGTGGTAGCAGCTTCCCCCAGAAACCGCATATCCCACTGCCCCAGCAAACCCCCTCAGCAGAGCAGCCCTTCCTGTGCGTGCAGTGTGGGGAAAGCTGCCCACAAGCGGCTCTTCTGAAGCACCAGCCCGGCCAGGCCAGGGAGAGGCCCTGCGAGAGCGCCCAGTATGGGAGAGGCCTCAGCCTGAACCAACATCTCCTCAGACACCTGGAACCCTGCCTGGGCCCTGGCGACGCGGCGCACGCGGCCCCCGGGGCAGAGCGGCCCTTCATCTGTAACCAGTGTGGGAGCAGCTTTAGCTTTTGGCCGGCTCTCGTTGCCCATCAGGGCAGCCACGCAGGATGGCAGCCGTATCCGCTTCCGGAACGCGGGAAAGGCCTCAGGCCCCGGCTGTCCCTGCCAGCCCAGCAGGATGCGCAGGTGGGGGAGACAGCCTGGACGTGCCCCGAGTGCCGGCGGAGCTTCAGCCAACACAGCCAGCTGGCAAAGCACCGGGAGAGCCACTGGGGCGACAGGCCCCATCGGTGTGACGTGTGCGGGAAGAGCTTCGGCTTGAAAGCCAACCTGATGACGCACCAGCGGCTCCACACGGGCGAGCGGCCCTTCGCCTGCAGCCAGTGCGGGCGGCGCTTCAACCAGAAGGGTAACTTGGTGACTCACTACCGGACCCACACGGGCGAGCGGCCTTTCGCCTGCCCCCAGTGCGGCAAGAGCTTCAGCCAGAAGCCCAACCTCCTCGCCCACCAGAGAACCCACGTGGGGCGGCGGCCCTTTGCCTGCACCCAGTGCCCCAAGCGCTTCAAGGGCAAGATGTCCCTGAAGATCCACCAGCGTGTCCACGTTGGGGAGAGACCTCCTGCAAGGCCACCGAGCGTGGATCTGATGGAGGCCCACGCCGGGAAGAGGTGCTGTTCCCACTCCCCATGCGGGAAGCCCTTCAAGGAACACGTCGCCCTGGAGCTCCCCCAGCGAGTGCCCGGTGGGGAGCGGCCGTACGCCTGCCCGGAGTGTGGGAAATGCTTCCGGCAAAAGGTCACGCTGGTCACGCACCTCCGgacccacaccggggagcggccgtTCCAGTGCACCCAGTGCGGGAGGAGCTTCAGCCAGAAGCCCAACCTCCTCACGCACCAGCGGACTCACACCGGCGAGCGGCCCTTCGCCTGCACCGTGTGCGGGAAGGGCTTCAGCTGGAAGCCCAACCTGGTGACCCATTACCGcacccacaccggggagcggccctacAGCTGCGGCGACTGCGGGAAGACCTTCAGCCAGAAGCCCAATCTCCTTACTCACCGCAGAACCCACTCCCAGCAGAGACCGTACGCTTCCCCCAGCACCACGCAAGCTTCCCCCACGGGGACACCTTCACCCTGCGCCGCGGTGGGGACTGGCCCCACATGCGCTTGGCCTGCAGAGAGTGCCTCAGCCACCACGTCCCCCACGGCAGGGAGCTCCTGA
- the LOC117875468 gene encoding zinc finger protein 585A-like isoform X2, whose protein sequence is MSEESHPSKEGAGWHSELELGCGTFSRGITSSNPGHPALKPDLLFRIERGEQPGVGVQLISGGLERPPDPCTGYGFFKPDGFFRLEQWEERYIEAQQKVEESKILGSACVEHGGVNAVEQEENSESFAADLELSPVVCDSPDGSFHSRQLGSKRQQRNQTRIKMEESAGFSKCSDAVVRQLGAGPFQCAECGKRFRQKQSLITHERIHTGEKPYRCPDCGKSFSQKPNLLTHRRIHTGERPFSCTQCGKSFSQKANLIAHQRTHVGEKPPQWGGLGGKPKSPAQQGDQEEKRPFVCPECGKSFTQKPNLVTHYRTHTGERPFSCAQCGKSFNQKTNLVTHYRTHTGERPYACPQCGKRFTQKTNLVTHQSTHTDARPYPCGECQKCFKDKVSLKAHQRTHSLSQPRPCGNAEPIPLHSPPAVPLQPTGAEQESQRDPTQPVPAQKIPGSQALCTCTDCGSSFPQKPHIPLPQQTPSAEQPFLCVQCGESCPQAALLKHQPGQARERPCESAQYGRGLSLNQHLLRHLEPCLGPGDAAHAAPGAERPFICNQCGSSFSFWPALVAHQGSHAGWQPYPLPERGKGLRPRLSLPAQQDAQVGETAWTCPECRRSFSQHSQLAKHRESHWGDRPHRCDVCGKSFGLKANLMTHQRLHTGERPFACSQCGRRFNQKGNLVTHYRTHTGERPFACPQCGKSFSQKPNLLAHQRTHVGRRPFACTQCPKRFKGKMSLKIHQRVHVGERPPARPPSVDLMEAHAGKRCCSHSPCGKPFKEHVALELPQRVPGGERPYACPECGKCFRQKVTLVTHLRTHTGERPFQCTQCGRSFSQKPNLLTHQRTHTGERPFACTVCGKGFSWKPNLVTHYRTHTGERPYSCGDCGKTFSQKPNLLTHRRTHSQQRPYASPSTTQASPTGTPSPCAAVGTGPTCAWPAESASATTSPTAGSS, encoded by the exons ATGTCCGAAGAATCGCACCCCTCAAAGGAGGGGGCGGGATGGCACAGCGAACTGGAGCTGGGCTGTGGAACCTTTTCTCGCGGcatcaccagttcaaatccag GCCACCCGGCTCTCAAACCCGATCTCTTGTTCCGGATTGAACGAGGGGAACAACCAGGTGTGGGGGTTCAGCTGATCTCTGGTGGCTTAGAGCGTCCACCAGATCCCTGCAcag GCTACGGATTTTTCAAGCCCGATGGTTTCTTCCGGCTTGAGCAATGGGAGGAGCGATACATCGAGGCTCAGCAGAAAGTGGAGGAGAGCAAGATCCTGGGAAGCGCCTGCGTAG AGCACGGGGGTGTGAACGCAGTCGAGCAAGAAGAGAACTCGGAGAGCTTTGCTGCAGACTTGGAGCTGTCCCCCGTGGTTTGTGACAGTCCCGACGGCTCGTTTCACAGTCGGCAGCTGGGATCCAAGAGGCAGCAGAGAAACCAGACCAGGATCAAGATGGAAGAATCAGCCGGCTTCAGCAAGTGTTCAGACGCCGTCGTACGTCAGCTAGGGGCTGGGCCTTTCCAGTGTGCCGAGTGCGGGAAACGCTTCCGCCAGAAGCAGAGCCTCATCACGCACGAGaggatccacacgggagagaagcCCTACAGGTGTCCAgactgcgggaagagcttcagccAGAAGCCCAACCTCCTGACTCACCGGCGgatccacaccggggagcgccCCTTCTCCTGCACGcagtgtgggaagagcttcagccAGAAGGCCAATCTCATTGCCCACCAGAGAACCCACGTGGGGGAGAAGCCGCCGCAGTGGGGCGGGCTTGGGGGGAAGCCAAAgtccccagcacagcagggagACCAGGAGGAAAAGCGGCCGTTCGTATGCCccgagtgcgggaagagcttcacgCAGAAACCCAACTTGGTGACTCACTACCGGACCCACACGGGTGAGCGGCCCTTCAGCTGTGCccagtgcgggaagagcttcaacCAGAAGACCAACCTGGTGACTCACTACCGgacccacaccggggagcggccctacGCCTGTCCCCAGTGCGGGAAGCGCTTCACCCAGAAGACCAACCTGGTGACTCACCAGAGCACCCACACGGATGCACGCCCCTATCCGTGTGGGGAATGCCAGAAGTGCTTCAAGGACAAGGTGTCCCTGAAAGCGCACCAGAGAACCCACAGCCTGAGCCAGCCCAGACCCTGTGGGAATGCAGAGCCAATCCCACTCCACAGTCCCCCCGCTGTGCCGCTCCAGCCCACAGGTGCCGAGCAGGAGAGCCAGCGCGACCCCACTCAGCCAGTGCCGGCCCAGAAGATCCCCGGAAGCCAGGCACTGTGCACGTGCACTGACTGTGGTAGCAGCTTCCCCCAGAAACCGCATATCCCACTGCCCCAGCAAACCCCCTCAGCAGAGCAGCCCTTCCTGTGCGTGCAGTGTGGGGAAAGCTGCCCACAAGCGGCTCTTCTGAAGCACCAGCCCGGCCAGGCCAGGGAGAGGCCCTGCGAGAGCGCCCAGTATGGGAGAGGCCTCAGCCTGAACCAACATCTCCTCAGACACCTGGAACCCTGCCTGGGCCCTGGCGACGCGGCGCACGCGGCCCCCGGGGCAGAGCGGCCCTTCATCTGTAACCAGTGTGGGAGCAGCTTTAGCTTTTGGCCGGCTCTCGTTGCCCATCAGGGCAGCCACGCAGGATGGCAGCCGTATCCGCTTCCGGAACGCGGGAAAGGCCTCAGGCCCCGGCTGTCCCTGCCAGCCCAGCAGGATGCGCAGGTGGGGGAGACAGCCTGGACGTGCCCCGAGTGCCGGCGGAGCTTCAGCCAACACAGCCAGCTGGCAAAGCACCGGGAGAGCCACTGGGGCGACAGGCCCCATCGGTGTGACGTGTGCGGGAAGAGCTTCGGCTTGAAAGCCAACCTGATGACGCACCAGCGGCTCCACACGGGCGAGCGGCCCTTCGCCTGCAGCCAGTGCGGGCGGCGCTTCAACCAGAAGGGTAACTTGGTGACTCACTACCGGACCCACACGGGCGAGCGGCCTTTCGCCTGCCCCCAGTGCGGCAAGAGCTTCAGCCAGAAGCCCAACCTCCTCGCCCACCAGAGAACCCACGTGGGGCGGCGGCCCTTTGCCTGCACCCAGTGCCCCAAGCGCTTCAAGGGCAAGATGTCCCTGAAGATCCACCAGCGTGTCCACGTTGGGGAGAGACCTCCTGCAAGGCCACCGAGCGTGGATCTGATGGAGGCCCACGCCGGGAAGAGGTGCTGTTCCCACTCCCCATGCGGGAAGCCCTTCAAGGAACACGTCGCCCTGGAGCTCCCCCAGCGAGTGCCCGGTGGGGAGCGGCCGTACGCCTGCCCGGAGTGTGGGAAATGCTTCCGGCAAAAGGTCACGCTGGTCACGCACCTCCGgacccacaccggggagcggccgtTCCAGTGCACCCAGTGCGGGAGGAGCTTCAGCCAGAAGCCCAACCTCCTCACGCACCAGCGGACTCACACCGGCGAGCGGCCCTTCGCCTGCACCGTGTGCGGGAAGGGCTTCAGCTGGAAGCCCAACCTGGTGACCCATTACCGcacccacaccggggagcggccctacAGCTGCGGCGACTGCGGGAAGACCTTCAGCCAGAAGCCCAATCTCCTTACTCACCGCAGAACCCACTCCCAGCAGAGACCGTACGCTTCCCCCAGCACCACGCAAGCTTCCCCCACGGGGACACCTTCACCCTGCGCCGCGGTGGGGACTGGCCCCACATGCGCTTGGCCTGCAGAGAGTGCCTCAGCCACCACGTCCCCCACGGCAGGGAGCTCCTGA